One Mycobacteroides abscessus ATCC 19977 genomic window carries:
- a CDS encoding sensor domain-containing protein — translation MRHVLAAGWLGLATMLAVSCGTQSGGIKPIPVGATETSAAADKGADAAIASPKSSAPPVTTSLEPPAPVIVTPDKAESIIISADDAGRLVGSPLTYERKSSSPSDSLASGKCQALTGLRTESLGDEWTTYRGARQQETEKRYDHIVWQSVVLFPDPKSAASQLQAAYPRSLSSCAGSRQTEGDDEWQIGDIVNDGTSVKWTRQETPNGKPSGWRCFYDYRVKNNALFGSLLCQNGNGAPIVSAIVDRMAEWIPA, via the coding sequence ATGCGTCACGTGTTGGCCGCCGGATGGCTTGGCCTGGCAACGATGCTCGCGGTCAGTTGTGGCACGCAAAGCGGTGGCATCAAGCCGATACCGGTCGGAGCGACCGAGACATCGGCCGCTGCCGATAAGGGTGCGGACGCGGCCATCGCGAGCCCCAAGTCGAGCGCGCCACCGGTAACGACCTCACTTGAGCCGCCGGCACCGGTGATCGTGACACCGGACAAGGCGGAATCGATCATCATTTCCGCTGACGATGCCGGCAGACTGGTCGGCTCCCCGCTGACATACGAGCGCAAGTCCTCCAGCCCGAGCGATTCACTGGCGTCCGGCAAATGTCAGGCACTGACAGGTCTGCGCACCGAGTCACTCGGCGACGAATGGACCACCTACCGGGGTGCTCGCCAACAGGAGACGGAAAAACGCTACGACCACATCGTCTGGCAGTCGGTCGTGCTGTTCCCGGATCCCAAGTCCGCGGCAAGCCAACTACAGGCGGCCTATCCCCGGTCGTTGTCATCGTGTGCGGGCTCCCGCCAAACCGAGGGCGATGACGAGTGGCAGATCGGTGACATCGTCAATGACGGCACGAGCGTGAAATGGACACGACAGGAAACCCCGAACGGAAAGCCCTCGGGATGGCGATGCTTCTACGACTACCGAGTGAAGAACAATGCCCTCTTCGGCAGTCTGTTGTGCCAGAACGGCAACGGCGCTCCGATAGTTTCCGCGATCGTCGATCGCATGGCGGAGTGGATTCCGGCATGA
- the ureG gene encoding urease accessory protein UreG: protein MPPHLIDGQPHQHIDRPRRVRQPGEPLRIGIGGPVGSGKTALVAALCRTLRDEISVAVLTNDIYTTEDADFLRRHAVLPDERITAVQTGGCPHTAIRDDITANLDAIEDLIATNEPLDLILVESGGDNLTATFSSGLIDVQIFVIDVAGGDKVPRKGGPGVTFSDLLVINKTDLAPMVGADLTVMARDAAAVREGRPTAMISLTEDPAASEVLAWVRAHLTEAHQTDHAH from the coding sequence ATGCCACCGCACTTGATAGACGGCCAGCCCCACCAGCACATCGACCGGCCGCGACGCGTTCGTCAGCCGGGGGAGCCGCTGCGCATCGGTATCGGTGGGCCGGTGGGGTCGGGCAAAACCGCGCTGGTCGCCGCGCTGTGCCGCACCTTGCGCGACGAAATCTCCGTCGCGGTCCTAACCAACGACATCTACACGACAGAAGACGCCGACTTCCTGCGCCGCCATGCGGTGCTGCCCGACGAGCGCATCACGGCGGTGCAGACCGGCGGCTGTCCGCACACCGCCATCCGCGACGACATCACGGCGAACCTCGACGCGATCGAGGATCTGATCGCCACCAACGAGCCGCTAGACCTCATCCTCGTCGAATCGGGTGGCGACAATCTCACCGCTACCTTCTCCTCCGGGCTGATCGACGTGCAGATCTTCGTCATCGATGTCGCGGGCGGCGATAAGGTGCCGCGCAAGGGTGGTCCCGGCGTGACCTTCTCGGATCTACTGGTGATCAACAAGACCGATCTGGCACCGATGGTCGGCGCGGATCTCACCGTGATGGCGCGCGATGCCGCGGCCGTGCGCGAGGGCCGGCCGACGGCGATGATCTCGTTGACCGAGGACCCCGCGGCTTCCGAGGTGTTGGCCTGGGTGCGTGCGCATCTCACCGAGGCGCACCAAACGGACCATGCGCACTGA
- a CDS encoding PaaI family thioesterase, with protein sequence MSDTPEQFSKMPTAPFDRLVGLEYTSLTPDGVTASLAITENLLQPHGIVHGGVYCSVVESVASVSAFVWRANVLGEESAVVGVNNNTDFLRAISTGTLTAASTPIHRGRRQQLWLVTITDDQNRTVARGQVRLQNL encoded by the coding sequence ATGTCAGACACGCCGGAGCAGTTCAGCAAGATGCCCACCGCGCCCTTCGACAGGCTCGTGGGACTCGAATACACCTCGCTGACCCCCGATGGAGTGACCGCCAGCCTCGCCATCACCGAAAATCTCCTGCAGCCCCATGGGATCGTGCACGGAGGCGTGTACTGCTCGGTGGTCGAGAGCGTGGCGAGTGTGTCCGCGTTCGTCTGGCGGGCCAACGTGCTGGGGGAGGAGAGCGCGGTGGTCGGGGTCAACAACAACACCGATTTCCTGCGGGCGATCTCGACCGGCACCCTCACCGCGGCGTCCACGCCCATCCATCGGGGCCGCCGGCAGCAGCTGTGGCTCGTCACCATCACCGACGACCAGAACCGGACGGTCGCACGCGGCCAGGTGCGTCTACAGAACCTGTGA
- a CDS encoding urease subunit gamma, translating to MRLTPHEQERLLISYAAELARRRRSRGLLLNHPEAIAIITDHLLEGARDGRTVAELMVSGREVLGRDDVMDGVPEMIPDVQVEATFPDGTKLVTVHHPIG from the coding sequence ATGCGATTGACCCCGCACGAGCAGGAACGGCTGCTCATCTCCTATGCGGCGGAATTGGCGCGGCGGCGCCGATCCCGAGGCCTACTGCTCAACCACCCCGAAGCCATCGCGATCATCACCGATCATCTGCTGGAGGGTGCGCGCGATGGCCGTACCGTCGCGGAGCTGATGGTCAGCGGCCGTGAGGTGCTCGGACGTGACGATGTCATGGACGGCGTGCCCGAGATGATCCCGGATGTTCAGGTGGAGGCCACCTTTCCCGACGGCACCAAACTCGTCACCGTGCATCACCCGATCGGATGA
- a CDS encoding sensor domain-containing protein produces MTAVTNTAGGLMTIPTTKSRARTVLCVTAIAALALSGCTSQQGTTETSATPTTTTRSVNPPAPSLPDSGPAGLTGWPGQDKITEEAMVSALFTDEEIARALDTEVAKTNKRDKPFTATDSDDASCNVTQGLTVESVGKDYETFRGTEMLLGDAKNPDAQVYQAIAAYGDKNAAQTQFTTASDEVKACDGKTYNFTDPDGNKVPVTVSVALRNTKRVNWALTYGPSKYRCFVSYNGVANVVVQTQVCARSNSKQLVQKMADRIVDKLQLS; encoded by the coding sequence ATGACCGCGGTGACGAACACGGCAGGGGGACTGATGACGATTCCCACCACGAAGAGCAGGGCGCGAACTGTGCTGTGCGTGACCGCAATCGCCGCGCTGGCACTGTCTGGATGCACCAGCCAGCAGGGCACGACCGAAACGTCCGCCACCCCCACCACGACGACAAGGAGCGTGAATCCGCCGGCTCCGTCCCTGCCGGACAGTGGCCCGGCGGGCCTGACCGGGTGGCCAGGACAGGACAAGATCACCGAAGAAGCCATGGTGTCGGCGCTGTTCACCGACGAGGAGATCGCCAGGGCGCTGGACACGGAAGTCGCCAAGACCAACAAGCGCGACAAGCCCTTCACCGCCACCGACTCCGACGACGCGAGCTGCAATGTGACGCAGGGACTTACGGTCGAGTCGGTGGGCAAGGACTACGAAACCTTCCGCGGCACCGAGATGCTGTTGGGCGACGCCAAGAACCCGGACGCACAGGTGTATCAAGCCATCGCGGCGTACGGCGACAAGAACGCGGCGCAGACGCAGTTCACAACGGCGTCCGACGAGGTCAAGGCTTGCGACGGAAAGACCTACAACTTCACCGACCCGGACGGCAACAAGGTCCCGGTGACGGTTTCGGTGGCGTTGCGCAACACCAAGCGGGTGAATTGGGCCCTGACCTATGGGCCGAGTAAGTACCGCTGCTTCGTGTCGTACAACGGAGTCGCCAATGTGGTTGTGCAGACCCAGGTCTGCGCACGCAGTAATTCGAAGCAGTTGGTGCAGAAAATGGCCGACAGAATCGTCGACAAACTGCAGCTGAGTTGA
- a CDS encoding urease subunit beta has translation MIPGEYLFASDDIELNAGAIVIELEVVNTGDRPVQVGSHVHFPQSNPALDFDRAAAHGHRLHIPAGTAVRFEPGVAQRVELVPLRGRREVHGLTLDAPGQLDGGDPT, from the coding sequence ATGATTCCCGGCGAATACCTGTTCGCATCCGACGATATCGAGCTCAACGCGGGTGCGATCGTCATCGAACTCGAGGTCGTGAACACCGGCGACCGCCCGGTCCAGGTGGGCAGTCATGTGCACTTCCCGCAATCCAATCCGGCGCTCGACTTTGACCGCGCGGCCGCCCACGGTCATCGGCTCCACATTCCGGCGGGCACCGCGGTGCGCTTTGAACCCGGTGTCGCACAACGCGTTGAGCTGGTGCCCTTGCGCGGTCGCCGCGAGGTGCACGGGCTGACCCTGGACGCACCCGGGCAGCTCGATGGCGGTGATCCGACGTGA
- a CDS encoding sensor domain-containing protein, producing MMSASVFRKAAIVACVAVVLTGCSLFGGGQKGPASSGPSATSGASGPSAASTTSTVDPISPDTANSLIVPKNDVAELVGSTLDYEGKASNPSSATVEGKESCRALMVPLTIDIGDKWTTYRNVWYQETKDSFSHLITQRVLLYPSRDDATATYAKEFAADSRTCSGEDLKIDTATWRASVRDASEDHTRWVLDEIVDGNPSGWRCMAEARAIDNVLFMAMICQRGNAAPAVKAIVDRMAAGATKSK from the coding sequence ATGATGAGCGCATCGGTATTTCGGAAGGCCGCGATCGTGGCATGTGTGGCGGTTGTCCTGACGGGCTGTTCGCTGTTCGGCGGCGGCCAGAAGGGTCCGGCGTCGTCGGGGCCGTCGGCGACATCGGGAGCATCGGGCCCATCCGCGGCATCGACGACCTCCACGGTCGACCCGATCAGTCCCGACACCGCCAACTCGCTCATCGTCCCGAAGAATGACGTCGCCGAACTGGTCGGTTCCACCCTCGACTACGAGGGGAAAGCCTCGAACCCCTCGTCCGCGACGGTCGAGGGTAAAGAGTCGTGCCGGGCCCTGATGGTGCCGTTGACCATCGACATCGGTGACAAATGGACGACCTATCGGAACGTTTGGTATCAGGAGACCAAGGACTCCTTCTCCCACTTGATCACCCAACGTGTACTGCTTTATCCATCGCGCGATGACGCCACGGCAACCTACGCCAAGGAATTCGCCGCCGACAGCCGCACCTGCTCGGGTGAGGACCTGAAAATCGATACGGCGACCTGGCGGGCGTCCGTGCGGGATGCGTCAGAGGATCACACACGCTGGGTGCTCGACGAAATTGTCGACGGTAACCCCTCGGGATGGCGCTGTATGGCGGAGGCGCGCGCGATCGACAATGTGCTCTTCATGGCCATGATCTGCCAACGCGGAAATGCCGCCCCCGCCGTCAAGGCCATCGTGGACAGGATGGCGGCGGGCGCCACGAAATCGAAGTAG
- a CDS encoding NAD(P)/FAD-dependent oxidoreductase, whose protein sequence is MSTTPDAAGAAAPVAANPQPKIQDALTPKHRVVIIGSGFGGLTAAKTLKRANADVTLIARTTHHLFQPLLYQVATGIISEGEIAPPTRQILKDQDNAQVVLGDVTSIDLEKQVVHSSLLGHDYSTPYDSLIVAAGAGQSYFGNDHFAEWAPGMKSIDDALELRGRILGAFEQAERSSDPVRRRKLMTFTVVGAGPTGVEMAGQIAELANETLKGTFRHIDPTDARVILLDAAPAVLPPFGPKLGDKARKRLEKLGVEIQLSAMVTDVDRNGLTVKHADGSIERIESWCKVWSAGVSASPLGKNLAEQSGVELDRAGRVKVGPDLSIPGHPNVFVVGDMMAVDGVPGVAQGAIQGGRYAAKQIKAELKGRSPAERAPFKFFDKGSMATVSRYSAVVKIGKIEFSGFIAWLSWLALHLVYLVGFKNRLVTLILWSIAFVTRSRGQMAITEQQAWARTRLDQLEELVAEKNGDEEPTTQPDKEKAAS, encoded by the coding sequence ATGAGCACGACACCAGACGCCGCTGGTGCTGCGGCGCCTGTCGCGGCCAATCCGCAGCCCAAGATCCAGGACGCGCTGACGCCGAAACACCGAGTCGTGATCATCGGATCGGGGTTCGGCGGCCTGACCGCTGCCAAGACACTCAAACGCGCCAACGCCGACGTGACACTGATCGCACGTACGACCCATCACCTGTTCCAGCCGCTGCTGTATCAAGTGGCCACCGGCATCATCTCCGAGGGTGAGATCGCTCCCCCCACCCGGCAGATCCTCAAGGATCAGGACAACGCTCAGGTCGTTCTCGGCGATGTGACGAGCATCGACCTGGAGAAGCAGGTCGTACATTCCTCGCTGCTCGGGCATGACTATTCAACGCCCTATGACAGCCTGATCGTGGCGGCCGGAGCGGGCCAGTCCTACTTCGGAAACGACCATTTCGCCGAATGGGCCCCGGGCATGAAGTCCATCGATGATGCCCTGGAACTGCGCGGGCGCATTCTCGGCGCATTCGAACAGGCCGAACGTTCCAGCGACCCGGTCCGGCGCCGCAAGCTGATGACCTTCACCGTGGTCGGGGCCGGCCCGACCGGTGTGGAGATGGCCGGACAGATCGCCGAGCTGGCCAACGAGACCCTCAAGGGCACCTTCCGTCATATCGATCCCACCGACGCGCGTGTCATCCTGCTGGACGCCGCGCCGGCGGTGCTGCCGCCCTTCGGCCCGAAGCTCGGTGACAAGGCGCGCAAGCGTTTGGAGAAGCTGGGCGTCGAAATCCAGCTCAGCGCCATGGTTACCGACGTCGACCGTAACGGGCTGACCGTCAAACATGCCGACGGCTCGATCGAACGCATCGAATCCTGGTGCAAGGTGTGGTCGGCCGGCGTATCGGCGAGCCCGCTGGGCAAGAATCTGGCCGAACAGTCCGGCGTCGAGCTGGACCGCGCCGGACGCGTCAAGGTGGGACCCGATCTATCGATTCCGGGACACCCCAACGTGTTCGTGGTCGGCGACATGATGGCCGTCGACGGCGTGCCCGGGGTGGCACAGGGTGCCATCCAGGGCGGACGCTACGCCGCCAAACAGATCAAGGCCGAGCTCAAGGGGCGCAGCCCCGCTGAGCGTGCGCCATTCAAGTTCTTCGACAAGGGCTCGATGGCCACCGTGTCGCGGTACAGCGCAGTGGTCAAGATCGGAAAGATTGAGTTCAGCGGATTCATCGCCTGGCTCAGCTGGCTGGCGCTGCACCTGGTCTATCTCGTCGGCTTCAAGAATCGCTTGGTGACCCTGATCCTGTGGTCGATTGCGTTTGTTACCCGCTCGCGCGGTCAAATGGCGATCACCGAGCAGCAGGCTTGGGCGCGAACACGTCTGGATCAACTCGAGGAGCTCGTCGCGGAAAAGAACGGCGACGAGGAGCCGACCACGCAGCCCGACAAGGAAAAGGCAGCAAGCTAG
- a CDS encoding sensor domain-containing protein, with protein sequence MRYGMTLGCAVTTAVLMAGCTQPSEGIKPVAAPSTTTAEMPMTAGTSAPPSVPTTTKAPAPPPLVVTPDKIESILGSRADVGKILGTTLEYDNNDSSPPTDQIGGAPDCAALDIPTASQLGSEWTTYRWNYYRETKDRTAYIVSQVAVLYPTREEAATAFVHAFPKSAAKTCVGAEITKQDQKWTISNIAEISDNTAKWTQLQALQRTPWRCFFDFRNKNNVLFGAYLCQYGDGVPGVTTITDRIAAWIPQ encoded by the coding sequence ATGCGGTATGGAATGACGTTGGGGTGTGCGGTCACGACCGCGGTGCTGATGGCGGGGTGCACTCAACCCAGCGAAGGAATCAAGCCGGTGGCGGCGCCGTCCACCACTACCGCGGAGATGCCGATGACAGCCGGCACCTCGGCGCCCCCATCCGTCCCCACCACCACCAAGGCGCCCGCCCCGCCACCGCTGGTGGTGACGCCGGACAAGATCGAATCGATCTTGGGCTCACGTGCTGATGTCGGCAAGATTCTCGGCACCACGCTGGAGTACGACAACAACGATTCATCGCCGCCGACCGATCAGATCGGTGGCGCGCCCGACTGCGCGGCGCTGGACATTCCAACTGCCAGTCAACTGGGATCGGAATGGACCACCTACCGGTGGAATTACTATCGCGAGACCAAGGACCGGACCGCGTACATCGTGAGTCAGGTAGCGGTTCTCTACCCCACCCGCGAGGAGGCGGCGACAGCCTTCGTCCATGCGTTCCCCAAGTCCGCGGCGAAGACGTGCGTGGGCGCTGAGATCACCAAACAAGACCAGAAGTGGACCATCAGCAATATCGCGGAGATCTCCGACAACACGGCCAAATGGACCCAACTCCAGGCGCTCCAGCGCACACCCTGGCGCTGCTTCTTTGACTTCCGCAACAAGAACAACGTGCTCTTCGGGGCGTACCTGTGCCAGTACGGCGATGGTGTGCCGGGCGTGACGACTATTACCGACCGGATCGCCGCATGGATCCCGCAGTGA
- a CDS encoding urease accessory protein UreF: MDSAHTTALLLSLADSRLPTGSHIHSGGVEEAIAQGLVRDCATLMAYLRRRIRTHGLVAGSIAAAVTTGRLDPARADAETDARTPSRAARDASRAQGRGLRRLAGIAWPHIDWSPHGRHPHLAVVYGVVGAATGLSGRDIALVVVYTTLTGSATAGQRLLALDPAEVAVGTLELTGLCEQTATLAATELASLSDPLLDVLAEQHLTRERPLFVS, encoded by the coding sequence ATGGATTCGGCACATACAACCGCGCTGCTGCTGTCGCTCGCCGACTCCCGGTTACCCACCGGTTCACACATACATTCCGGTGGGGTAGAGGAAGCCATCGCGCAGGGGCTCGTCCGGGACTGTGCGACGCTCATGGCATATCTGCGTCGGCGTATCCGCACCCACGGCCTGGTCGCCGGCTCTATCGCGGCCGCCGTCACTACCGGTCGGCTGGATCCGGCGCGGGCTGACGCCGAGACGGATGCGCGCACACCGTCCCGGGCAGCCCGGGACGCTTCCCGCGCCCAGGGCCGCGGGCTGCGGCGCCTAGCCGGAATCGCCTGGCCCCATATCGATTGGAGCCCGCACGGCCGGCATCCTCATCTGGCGGTCGTCTACGGCGTCGTTGGTGCGGCAACGGGGCTGAGCGGGCGTGATATCGCCCTCGTGGTCGTCTACACCACACTGACCGGGTCGGCTACCGCCGGACAACGGCTGCTGGCGCTGGACCCCGCCGAGGTGGCGGTGGGCACACTGGAACTGACGGGCCTGTGCGAGCAGACGGCTACCCTGGCCGCCACCGAGTTGGCCAGTCTGTCCGACCCGCTGCTGGACGTGCTCGCCGAGCAGCACCTGACACGTGAACGCCCGCTTTTTGTTTCGTAG
- a CDS encoding urease accessory protein UreD, producing the protein MRTDVHIIAEKGRLPRLRCTGSLQGRITDTDTVHLVGVAASPLGGDEISVRIEVGEGAMLRVRSVAAAVALPGRENLRSFATWDCAVAGLLDLDPAPTIVAANASHHSHVTVRGSVGVGLRLRERVQIGRAGESSGFWSGQLDADIGATPLLRHRVELGTGSVTDDELGRPLALISELRYPATDSIEQLPTGGTLLGLAGDATLLTWQGQRLPPD; encoded by the coding sequence ATGCGCACTGACGTCCACATCATCGCGGAGAAGGGCCGGCTCCCTCGGCTGCGCTGCACGGGCAGTCTGCAGGGGCGAATCACCGACACCGATACCGTCCATCTCGTCGGCGTGGCCGCTAGTCCACTGGGGGGTGACGAGATCTCGGTGCGAATCGAGGTCGGTGAAGGCGCGATGCTGCGCGTGCGGTCGGTGGCGGCAGCTGTGGCGCTGCCCGGCCGCGAAAACCTAAGGTCGTTCGCGACATGGGACTGTGCGGTGGCCGGGCTGCTGGATCTGGACCCGGCGCCAACCATTGTGGCGGCCAACGCTTCTCACCATTCTCATGTCACCGTTCGGGGATCAGTCGGTGTCGGCCTGCGGCTGCGGGAGCGGGTGCAGATCGGCAGGGCGGGGGAGTCATCGGGATTCTGGAGCGGCCAACTCGACGCCGACATCGGCGCTACGCCGTTGCTGCGGCATCGCGTTGAACTCGGTACCGGATCGGTGACCGACGACGAACTGGGCCGGCCCCTGGCGTTGATCAGTGAATTGCGCTATCCAGCAACGGATTCCATTGAACAGCTCCCGACAGGCGGCACACTGCTGGGTCTGGCCGGAGACGCCACCCTGCTCACCTGGCAGGGGCAGCGTCTACCGCCCGACTGA
- a CDS encoding urease subunit alpha — translation MTRLTREHYAKLYGPTTGDRIRLADTDLIIEITEDRCGGPGLAGEEAVFGGGKVLRESMGQSRLTRAGGAPDTVITGAIIIDHWGIIKADIGIRDGRIVGIGKAGNPDIMDGVDPALIVGPSTEIIAGNNRIVTAGGIDCHVHFICPQILPEALSGGITTMIGGGTGPAEGSKATTVTPGAWHLGRMLQALDGWPMNILMLGKGNTVNPDAMWEQLRGGAAGFKLHEDWGTTPAVIDACLRVADEADVQVALHSDTLNETGFVEGTLAAIGGRAIHAYHTEGAGGGHAPDIITVASHPNVMPSSTNPTRPHTVNTLDEHLDMLMVCHHLNAAVPEDLAFAESRIRPSTIAAEDLLHDIGAISMIGSDSQAMGRIGEVVMRTWQTAHVMKKRRGALPGDPSGPNGNDNNRVRRYVAKYTICPAITHGIDHEIGSVEVGKLADLVLWEPAFFGVRPHAVIKGGGIVWAAMGDANASIPTPQPVFPRPMFSAMHAVAAGLAVHFVSPTAIEDDLAARLALRRRLVPTRDVRNRGKADLPLNDAMPDIRVDPDTFTVRIDGEVWEEHPAAELPMAQRYFLF, via the coding sequence GTGACCAGGCTGACGCGGGAGCATTACGCGAAGCTTTACGGCCCGACGACAGGCGATCGCATCCGCCTGGCCGATACCGATCTGATCATCGAGATCACCGAAGACCGTTGCGGCGGACCTGGTTTGGCCGGTGAGGAGGCGGTCTTCGGTGGAGGCAAGGTGTTACGGGAGTCGATGGGGCAGAGCCGCCTCACCCGTGCCGGCGGCGCTCCGGATACCGTTATCACCGGTGCGATCATCATCGACCACTGGGGAATCATTAAGGCCGACATCGGTATCCGCGACGGTCGTATCGTCGGTATCGGCAAGGCGGGAAACCCGGACATCATGGACGGGGTGGACCCCGCCCTGATCGTGGGGCCGTCAACCGAGATCATCGCCGGTAACAACAGGATCGTGACTGCCGGCGGCATCGACTGTCACGTGCACTTCATCTGTCCACAGATCCTGCCGGAGGCGCTGAGTGGCGGCATCACCACGATGATCGGTGGCGGTACCGGGCCCGCCGAGGGTAGTAAGGCCACTACCGTCACACCGGGAGCTTGGCATCTGGGCCGGATGCTACAGGCGCTCGACGGCTGGCCCATGAACATTCTGATGCTCGGCAAGGGGAATACCGTCAATCCAGATGCCATGTGGGAGCAATTGCGTGGCGGCGCAGCGGGTTTCAAACTGCACGAAGATTGGGGAACCACCCCGGCGGTGATCGACGCCTGCCTGCGGGTAGCGGACGAGGCCGACGTGCAAGTCGCCTTGCACTCGGACACTCTCAACGAGACCGGATTTGTGGAAGGCACACTGGCGGCGATCGGCGGGCGGGCGATCCACGCGTACCACACCGAGGGGGCCGGTGGCGGTCACGCGCCCGACATCATCACCGTCGCCAGCCACCCGAATGTCATGCCCAGTTCCACGAACCCGACTCGCCCGCACACGGTGAACACCCTCGACGAGCATCTCGACATGCTCATGGTTTGCCACCACCTCAACGCCGCAGTCCCGGAGGACCTGGCATTCGCGGAGAGCCGGATCCGGCCGTCCACCATCGCGGCCGAGGATCTGCTGCACGATATCGGGGCGATCTCGATGATCGGGAGCGACAGCCAGGCCATGGGGCGCATCGGCGAGGTGGTGATGCGAACATGGCAGACCGCGCATGTGATGAAGAAGCGCCGCGGCGCGCTGCCGGGAGATCCATCCGGGCCCAACGGAAACGACAACAACCGGGTACGCCGGTACGTCGCGAAATACACGATCTGCCCGGCGATCACCCACGGCATCGATCACGAGATCGGCTCGGTGGAAGTGGGCAAGCTCGCCGATCTGGTGTTGTGGGAACCGGCGTTTTTCGGGGTGCGGCCGCATGCGGTCATCAAGGGCGGAGGCATCGTCTGGGCGGCAATGGGCGATGCCAACGCGTCCATTCCCACGCCGCAGCCGGTGTTCCCGCGCCCGATGTTCAGTGCCATGCATGCCGTCGCGGCGGGGCTGGCGGTGCATTTCGTATCGCCCACGGCCATCGAAGATGACCTGGCGGCCCGACTGGCGTTGCGGCGCAGACTGGTCCCAACTCGTGATGTTCGCAACCGTGGCAAGGCGGATCTGCCACTCAACGATGCCATGCCCGATATCCGGGTAGACCCCGATACCTTCACCGTGCGTATCGACGGCGAGGTATGGGAAGAGCATCCCGCTGCGGAATTACCTATGGCGCAACGATATTTCCTGTTCTGA